In Micromonospora sp. LH3U1, one genomic interval encodes:
- a CDS encoding alanyl-tRNA editing protein → MGVTQHGRTQRLDLADPTLREWTCTVLHADPEQGIVLDRSAFYPGGGGQPPDHGVLLWQGVQTRIVGTRKGDDPYLIPAEGDPLPPVGTEVVGAVEDERRTRLMRTHSGLHVLCGVVFRDFGALVTGNSMEPGEARMDFNLPEVPADFKSRIEELVNAEVAADRSVAVRVLPRTEALALPDIIRTQSNLIPPDEQEVRIVDIVGLDVQADGGTHVASTAQIGKVQVVKVESKGRANRRVRVRLVD, encoded by the coding sequence ATGGGCGTCACACAGCACGGCCGTACGCAGCGTCTCGACCTTGCCGACCCGACCCTGCGCGAGTGGACCTGCACGGTCCTGCATGCCGACCCGGAGCAGGGCATCGTGTTGGACCGGTCAGCGTTCTACCCGGGTGGCGGGGGTCAACCGCCGGACCACGGCGTGCTGCTCTGGCAGGGCGTGCAGACCCGGATCGTCGGCACCCGCAAGGGCGACGACCCATACCTGATTCCCGCCGAGGGTGACCCGCTGCCGCCGGTCGGCACCGAGGTCGTCGGTGCGGTGGAGGACGAGCGCCGCACCCGGCTGATGCGTACGCACTCCGGGCTGCACGTGCTCTGCGGAGTGGTGTTCCGCGACTTCGGCGCGCTCGTGACCGGCAACTCCATGGAGCCGGGCGAGGCCCGGATGGACTTCAACCTCCCCGAGGTGCCGGCCGACTTCAAGAGCCGGATCGAGGAACTGGTCAACGCCGAGGTCGCCGCCGACCGGTCGGTCGCCGTGCGGGTGTTGCCGCGCACCGAGGCACTGGCCCTGCCGGACATCATCCGCACCCAGTCCAACCTCATCCCGCCGGACGAGCAGGAGGTCCGGATCGTCGACATCGTCGGGCTGGACGTGCAGGCCGACGGTGGCACCCACGTCGCCTCCACCGCCCAGATCGGCAAGGTGCAGGTGGTCAAGGTGGAGAGCAAGGGCCGGGCCAACCGCCGGGTCCGCGTCAGACTGGTCGACTGA